The genomic region CGGGCATCTTTGATGCTGTAGGGATAGGTGCTTGCCGACTCGAGAGAGCCCATGTAGGGATTGGATGGCTTTGGCGGAATTGGACCGTAATCTGGATAACCCCCAGTCCCAAGGAGGAGTGACTTCACGACTGCCGACTGATCCATCAGATGCTGGAGTGCCTGGCGGATGTAAAGTTGCTTGAAGATGCTCCCGACTTGGGGGTTAATGTAGTTCAGTGACAGGAAGTTGATCTCCCAATAGGGAGTGGGAACGATGCTGTAACCCGCCGCCTTCACTCTTGGCAGCGTCGAGAGGTCATTGGCCGGTACGTAGCCAGCCTGAATCTCAGATCCCGATAGGAGCGAACTGAACTCAGACGAACTGGAGGTGTAGGGAACCTCCTTAAATACCTTGTAGTTAACTTTTGGTCCCGAGTAATTTGGGTTAACTTTGAACGAAGCAGCACCTGTCGTATTGAACGAAGTGAGTTCAAATGGACCATCAACCACCTTCCAAAGGGGATTGGTCGCATAGGTAGAAGTGTCCTTGGATTGGGCACTCAGATAACTCAAAACAGCGGCAGCTCCTGATGCAGTCGATGCATAATTACCCACCGATCCCGAGGTAGAAGTCTTATCCCACGCCTGCTGGGGCATCGGAACCAACTCATCGAGCTGATCATCGGTGAACCAGATTGGGTTGACCGACTCCGTGAGGTGTAAAACGACAGTGCTTGTACCTACTGTCGAGACTGATTTGATGCTGTCGGGTATATCACCCGGGACATAATCGCCAAACTCGTTTTTCTCATACTTCAGGAGATCGAGAAAGAACATCAGGTCAGCGTTCGTCAGCGGCTGACCATTCGACCACTTCCATGGCTTAAGCTTGATGGTGACAACGGAATCGTTTTGGCTGAAGACAGGAGCATAGGCGAGGCTCAATGCAGTGTTGAGAGCGGTCGCTGAATTCGCAGTTCCGATAGTGTAAAGGTATGGCCACATAAAGTTCTGGAAGCTTCCCTTGTTAGCAAGAGTGTTGTAGGCCGGCTCGACAAATGGCAAGATCGAAGTC from Ferrimicrobium sp. harbors:
- a CDS encoding ABC transporter substrate-binding protein encodes the protein MAEGAQGTPTSILPFVEPAYNTLANKGSFQNFMWPYLYTIGTANSATALNTALSLAYAPVFSQNDSVVTIKLKPWKWSNGQPLTNADLMFFLDLLKYEKNEFGDYVPGDIPDSIKSVSTVGTSTVVLHLTESVNPIWFTDDQLDELVPMPQQAWDKTSTSGSVGNYASTASGAAAVLSYLSAQSKDTSTYATNPLWKVVDGPFELTSFNTTGAASFKVNPNYSGPKVNYKVFKEVPYTSSSSEFSSLLSGSEIQAGYVPANDLSTLPRVKAAGYSIVPTPYWEINFLSLNYINPQVGSIFKQLYIRQALQHLMDQSAVVKSLLLGTGGYPDYGPIPPKPSNPYMGSLESASTYPYSIKDARTLLTSHGWKIPSSGPAVCEKPGPGANECGTGISGGQTLTFSLAYTTGSSYLPGEMEDFKSSAAAAGIVLNLSS